One genomic window of Diospyros lotus cultivar Yz01 chromosome 8, ASM1463336v1, whole genome shotgun sequence includes the following:
- the LOC127808750 gene encoding phosphatidylinositol 4-phosphate 5-kinase 1-like — translation MPETVLSSFGEEHYNNPETKKSEEEEEEEEEEKVTIERPGESQEVLVVVPTVSVVGRSRSQAASRRVTPTTTASAAVSSVKVEKPLPNGDLYIGSFSGHAPHGSGKYLWKDGCMYEGEWKRGKASGKGKFSWPSGATFEGEFKSGRMEGFGTFIGSDGDTYRGSWSADRKHGYGQKRYANGDYYEGTWRRNLQDGHGRYVWKNGNEYVGEWRNGVINGRGVLIWANRNRYDGNWENGVPKGHGVFTWPDGSCYIGSWSKDDGKNSKPLDGTFYPGLNGVNFSGKNEKVTFNHKMSAPLMMVEESGVAVAAATKKRSSVDGSRGSLTERPFPRICIWESDGEAGDITCDIIDNVEASMFYRDGTGLDRDGFMQFRRGPCCFSGEAKKPGETISKGHKNYDLMLNLQLGIRYSVGKHASIQRALKQSDFDPKEKFWTRFPPEGSKITPPHQSGEFRWKDYCPMVFRRLRELFQVDPADYMLAICGNDALRELSSPGKSGSFFYLTQDDRFMIKTVKKSEVKVLIKMLSSYYRHVCQYENSLVTKFFGVHCVKPVGGLKTRFIVMGNLFCSEYRIHRRFDLKGSSHGRTTDKSEGEIDETTTLKDLDLNFVFRLQGDWFHELIQQIDRDCEFLEGERIMDYSLLVGIHFRDDNTGDKMGLSPFLLRTGKKDSFQNEKFMRGCRFLEAELQDMDRVLAGRKPLIRLGANMPARAERMARRSDFDQYTPGGFSNLTPSYSGEIYEVVLYFGIIDILQDYDISKKLEHAYKSLQADPNSISAVDPKLYSKRFRDFIGRIFIEDR, via the exons ATGCCAGAGACGGTTTTGTCATCATTCGGCGAAGAACACTACAACAACCCGGAAACCAAGAAatctgaagaggaagaagaggaggaggaggaagagaaagTCACTATTGAGAGGCCGGGAGAGAGCCAAGAAGTACTCGTCGTTGTTCCGACCGTGTCCGTCGTTGGCCGGAGCCGATCCCAGGCCGCCAGCCGAAGAGTAACGCCCACCACCACCGCCTCGGCTGCCGTCAGTTCTGTCAAAGTCGAGAAACCGCTTCCGAACGGCGATCTGTACATCGGAAGCTTCTCCGGCCACGCGCCGCACGGATCGGGCAAGTATCTGTGGAAAGACGGGTGTATGTACGAAGGCGAGTGGAAGCGCGGCAAGGCCTCCGGAAAGGGGAAGTTCTCGTGGCCGTCGGGCGCGACATTCGAGGGCGAATTTAAGTCGGGTCGGATGGAGGGCTTCGGGACCTTCATCGGCTCCGACGGCGACACGTATCGGGGGTCCTGGTCAGCCGACCGGAAACACGGGTATGGCCAGAAGCGATACGCGAATGGCGACTACTACGAGGGAACGTGGCGGCGTAACCTCCAGGACGGCCATGGCCGTTACGTCTGGAAGAACGGCAACGAGTACGTCGGCGAGTGGCGTAACGGCGTGATTAATGGCAGGGGAGTGTTGATTTGGGCAAACAGGAATCGGTACGACGGGAATTGGGAGAACGGAGTTCCCAAGGGCCACGGCGTCTTCACTTGGCCGGACGGCAGTTGCTACATCGGAAGCTGGAGCAAAGACGACGGCAAGAACTCCAAGCCTCTGGACGGGACTTTCTATCCGGGACTCAATGGAGTGAATTTTTCGGGGAAGAACGAGAAGGTGACGTTCAATCACAAGATGTCGGCGCCGCTGATGATGGTGGAGGAGAGCGGCGTGGCGGTGGCAGCGGCGACGAAGAAGAGGTCGTCGGTTGACGGGTCGAGGGGGAGCTTGACGGAGAGGCCGTTTCCGAGGATTTGTATCTGGGAATCGGACGGCGAAGCCGGGGACATTACCTGCGATATAATCGACAATGTGGAAGCCTCGATGTTCTATCGAGACGGTACGGGATTGGATCGCGATGGATTTATGCAGTTTCGGCGAGGTCCATGTTGTTTCAGCGGTGAGGCGAAGAAACCAGGTGAGACGATATCCAAGGGCCACAAGAATTACGATTTGATGTTGAATCTCCAACTGGGTATTAG GTACTCAGTTGGCAAGCATGCTTCGATTCAGCGGGCCCTCAAGCAAAGTGATTTCGATCCCAAGGAGAAGTTCTGGACTAGGTTTCCACCCGAAGGATCGAAGATTACGCCGCCTCATCAATCCGGGGAGTTCCGGTGGAAAGATTATTGCCCCATGGTGTTTAG ACGTTTGAGGGAGCTATTTCAAGTTGATCCAGCTGATTACATGCTGGCTATTTGTGGAAATGACGCGCTTAGAGAGCTTTCTTCTCCAGGGAAGAGTGGAAGCTTCTTTTATCTGACTCAGGATGATAGGTTTATGATAAAAACGGTGAAGAAGTCGGAAGTCAAG GTTCTTATTAAGATGCTGTCAAGTTACTACCGGCATGTTTGCCAGTACGAAAATTCCCTAGTCACAAAATTCTTTGGTGTGCACTGTGTGAAACCAGTGGGCGGATTGAAG ACCCGGTTTATTGTGATGGGCAACTTGTTCTGCTCTGAATACCGCATTCATAGACGTTTTGACCTCAAAGGATCATCCCATGGCCGCACAACAGATAAATCTGAAGGGGAGATTGACGAAACCACTACTCTTAAGGACCTTGACCTCAACTTTGTGTTTCGCCTCCAAGGAGACTGGTTTCATGAACTTATCCA ACAAATTGATCGAGACTGTGAGTTCCTGGAAGGGGAGAGAATAATGGATTATAGCCTCCTAGTTGGTATTCACTTTCGTGACGACAATACAGGCGACAAAATGGGTTTGTCTCCATTTTTATTGCGAACTG gCAAAAAAGATTCGTTTCAAAATGAGAAGTTTATGCGCGGCTGCCGTTTTCTTGAAGCTGAGCTACAAGACATGGATAGGGTTCTGGCCGGGCG GAAGCCATTGATCAGGTTGGGGGCCAACATGCCTGCGAGGGCAGAGAGGATGGCTCGAAGGAGCGACTTCGACCAGTATACACCCGGTGGGTTCAGTAATTTAACCCCTTCATACAGCGGCGAAATCTATGAAGTTGTCCTATATTTCGGGATCATTGACATTCTACAAGATTACGACATTAGCAAGAAGCTAGAGCATGCATACAAATCCTTGCAAGCTGATCCAAACTCCATCTCTGCTGTCGACCCAAAGCTTTACTCGAAGAGGTTTCGAGATTTCATAGGGAGAATCTTCATCGAGGACAGGTAG